The Vulcanimicrobium alpinum sequence GCATAATCGACGACGCGCTGCCTCGAATCCCAGACGAACACGTCGGGATCGATGTCCTCGGATTTGAGAATGACCACCTTACCCGACGGCAAAACGCACGGGGCGGCCAGCGCGGGGAGAGAGAGCACCACGAGCAAGGCGAGCGCGCCTAGGACGCGAGGGAGCACTTCGCGCGCTTCCTACGAAGCCGCGCGGCGCTCCTTCGACGCCCGCGTTTCGAGGCCGAGTGCGGCCGGGTAGAAACGGCCGGCCACCGAACGAGGTAGCCGACATCGTGAAGAGACTCACTCGAACGCTCCTCGCCGGAGCCGGCGTCACCGGCGCCCTCGCCGCCGCCAACCGCGCGCTGCAGAACGCCCCGCTCCCGACCAACGCGCTCGGCGGAACGCGGCGTCCGTGGAATTGGCGCGGGTACGAGATCTTCGCGACTGAGGCCGGGACGGGCTCGCTCGTGATCCTCGTCCACGGGATCTACGCCGGCGCGTCCTCCTACGAATTCCGGAAGCTCTTCCCGCTCCTCGCGCGCCGCCATCGCGTCGTCGCGTTCGATCTGCTGGGCTGCGGGCTCTCGGACAAGCCGCGGCTCGCGTACTCGCCCGAGCTCTTCGTCGAGCAGATCGTCGATGCTCTCGATGCGTTCGGCAGCGAACCGACGGCGCTCGTCGGCGCGTCGCTCGGCGGCGCGTTCGCGATCCGCGCGGCGACGCGCGCAAGCGATCGCGTCGACCGGCTCGCGCTGATCTGCCCTGCCGGACTCGCGGGCGTGCTCGACAAGGGGCCGCGCGGCCCGCAAGGCGCGTTCGTCCTGCTGATCCGTACGCCGGTCGTCGGCGAAGCGCTCTTCAACGCGCTGGCGTCGAAGGCGTCGATTCGCTGGTTCCTGCGCAAGCAGGTGTACTCGACGCCCGAGCGCGCGACCGACGAGATCGTCGATCACTACTACGCCGTGACGCACCAGCCCGGCGCGCGTTACGTCCCCGCGGCGTTCGTAGGCGGCGCGCTCGACACCAACGTCGCGCGCGATCTTCCGTTCCTGACGATGCCGCTGCAGGTGCTGTGGGGCGAGCGCGCGCCGTCGATCAGCCCGCGCTCGCACGCCGACGAATTCCTGCGCCTCGCGCGCCACGGCAGGCTCGCGACGTTTGCCGACAGCGGGCTGCTCCCGCAAGAGGAGGAACCGGAAGCCGTCGACGCGGCGCTCGAGTCGTTCCTCTCGGTCGCGTCTTCGCGCTGAACGCGCGCCGTCAGGGCGCGGGCTGATTGCCGTCGGTCCACGACGCACCGGTGCGGAGGGCGGCGTCGGGATCGGGCGGTGCGGCGTTCGCGCAGTGACCTGCGCCGTCGCGGCATTCGTAGCGCACGTGGATCGACGTGCCGGGCGTCGTCCCGCCGAGATCGCCTTCGTGCGCGGGCGCGGTCAGGGCGTCGCCGCCGGCCGGCGCATCGGCGGCGCCGTCGTCGCTGCCGACGATCGCGCTGTAAGGCGGCAGCGCGAAGAGCCGCAACGCGACGTAAGTTTCGCGC is a genomic window containing:
- a CDS encoding alpha/beta fold hydrolase, whose protein sequence is MKRLTRTLLAGAGVTGALAAANRALQNAPLPTNALGGTRRPWNWRGYEIFATEAGTGSLVILVHGIYAGASSYEFRKLFPLLARRHRVVAFDLLGCGLSDKPRLAYSPELFVEQIVDALDAFGSEPTALVGASLGGAFAIRAATRASDRVDRLALICPAGLAGVLDKGPRGPQGAFVLLIRTPVVGEALFNALASKASIRWFLRKQVYSTPERATDEIVDHYYAVTHQPGARYVPAAFVGGALDTNVARDLPFLTMPLQVLWGERAPSISPRSHADEFLRLARHGRLATFADSGLLPQEEEPEAVDAALESFLSVASSR